A portion of the Pyxidicoccus xibeiensis genome contains these proteins:
- the trpD gene encoding anthranilate phosphoribosyltransferase → MTLKEALGKVVGRRDLTREEMAQVMGLMLAGEASPAQVGALATALKMKGETEDEILGAAEAMRACAAKLSPRAEVVLDTCGTGGDGAHTFNISTAVAFVAAGAGVTVAKHGNRAVSSRCGSADVLAALGVQMERPHERVARDIDEHGVGFLFAPSHHSALRHVAQARRDMGFHSVFNLLGPLTNPAGARYQLLGTFDGQRVEQTARVLGRLGSRRAWVVHGDDGLDEVSPCAPTRVAELCEDGTVRTFTVRPEDAGLEVVGREAIAGGDAEENAKRLRSLLEGERSGLRTAVLLNAAAALVVVGQAVDLRDGVRKAEHAIDSGAAARKLAALIHGAVS, encoded by the coding sequence ATGACGCTCAAAGAAGCGCTGGGCAAGGTGGTAGGCCGGCGCGACCTGACCCGCGAGGAGATGGCCCAGGTGATGGGCCTGATGCTCGCGGGAGAGGCGTCGCCTGCCCAGGTGGGAGCGCTGGCCACGGCGCTCAAGATGAAGGGGGAGACGGAGGACGAAATCCTCGGCGCGGCGGAGGCCATGCGGGCCTGCGCGGCGAAGCTCTCCCCCAGGGCGGAGGTGGTGCTCGACACCTGCGGTACGGGGGGTGATGGGGCGCACACCTTCAACATCTCCACCGCGGTGGCCTTCGTGGCCGCCGGGGCGGGAGTCACCGTCGCGAAGCACGGCAACCGCGCCGTCTCCAGCCGCTGCGGCAGCGCGGACGTGCTGGCGGCGCTCGGCGTGCAGATGGAGCGCCCGCACGAGCGCGTGGCGCGGGACATCGACGAGCACGGGGTGGGCTTCCTCTTCGCGCCCTCGCACCACAGTGCCCTGCGGCACGTGGCGCAGGCGCGGCGGGACATGGGCTTCCACAGCGTGTTCAACCTGCTGGGGCCGCTGACCAACCCGGCCGGTGCGCGCTACCAGCTGCTGGGCACCTTCGACGGCCAGCGCGTGGAGCAGACCGCGCGCGTGCTGGGGCGCCTGGGCAGCCGCCGCGCGTGGGTGGTGCACGGGGACGACGGGCTGGACGAAGTGTCGCCCTGCGCGCCCACCCGGGTGGCGGAGCTGTGCGAGGACGGCACCGTGCGGACCTTCACGGTGAGGCCCGAGGACGCGGGGCTGGAGGTGGTGGGCCGCGAGGCCATCGCCGGCGGCGACGCGGAGGAGAACGCGAAGCGGCTGCGCTCGCTGCTGGAGGGTGAGCGCTCCGGGCTGCGCACGGCGGTGCTGCTCAACGCGGCGGCGGCGCTGGTGGTGGTGGGCCAGGCGGTGGACCTGCGTGACGGCGTGCGGAAGGCGGAGCACGCCATCGACTCGGGCGCGGCGGCGCGCAAGCTGGCGGCGCTCATCCACGGGGCCGTGTCGTGA
- a CDS encoding indole-3-glycerol phosphate synthase TrpC, with translation MARKRRELAERPPMAPRPRPAPRDFAGALVARVPGRPVSVIAEVKRKSPSGGAFPHPDVVAVARAYEAAGASAISVLTDGPDFGGALEDLVAVRAAVSIPVLRKDFLVAAREVEESALWGADAVLLIADALEDGELREMVAAAREVRVAALVEAHTEAHAERALAAGAELVGINNRNLATLKTDTGTALRVMPRLRSRSKALVAESGLKSLADLLAAREAGADSVLVGESLLREAEPGRALRRLLGVEVPP, from the coding sequence ATGGCGCGCAAGCGCCGCGAGCTGGCCGAGCGTCCGCCCATGGCGCCACGCCCGCGCCCGGCGCCGCGTGACTTCGCGGGGGCCCTGGTGGCGCGTGTCCCAGGGCGGCCGGTGAGCGTCATCGCGGAGGTGAAGCGCAAGAGTCCCTCGGGCGGCGCCTTTCCCCACCCGGACGTGGTGGCGGTGGCGCGGGCCTACGAGGCCGCGGGGGCCAGCGCCATCAGCGTGCTGACCGACGGGCCCGACTTCGGCGGCGCGCTGGAGGACCTGGTGGCGGTGCGGGCGGCAGTATCAATCCCCGTGCTGCGCAAGGACTTCCTGGTGGCCGCGCGCGAGGTGGAGGAGAGCGCGCTGTGGGGCGCGGACGCGGTGCTGCTCATCGCGGACGCGCTGGAGGACGGCGAGCTGCGGGAGATGGTGGCCGCCGCGCGCGAGGTGCGGGTGGCCGCGCTGGTGGAGGCGCACACGGAGGCGCACGCCGAGCGCGCGCTGGCCGCGGGCGCGGAGCTGGTGGGCATCAACAACCGGAACCTCGCCACGCTGAAGACGGACACGGGCACGGCGCTGCGGGTGATGCCGCGGCTGCGCTCCCGCTCCAAGGCGCTGGTGGCGGAGAGCGGGCTGAAGTCGCTCGCGGACCTGCTGGCGGCGCGTGAAGCGGGCGCTGACTCCGTGCTGGTGGGCGAGTCCCTGCTGCGCGAGGCGGAGCCTGGACGGGCGCTGCGGCGGCTGCTCGGCGTGGAGGTGCCCCCATGA